The Geotalea uraniireducens Rf4 genome window below encodes:
- a CDS encoding response regulator, whose protein sequence is MEKDKILIVDDEPDIALILKLQLEDAGYKTATARDGVEALAAIAREKFALVLLDIKMPRMDGMQVLERVQSHYSDVAVVMMTAHGSEDIAVEAMKNGAFDYIAKPFSSEDVLQKVKRAIQLNTARQENIRLQRQLDEERQKMEAILQGMADLLLAVDDQGRIITSNRKAEEVLGLKREELLGMPVEEALKADIPSEELPSRVVLRTTQPSLDVTYTMLCGSANIPVSSSAAPLTNASGQLIGSVEIIRDISRLKALEQEKEDFVSMLSHDLKAPITAVVGSVDLVREGRLGPVNADQREYLESSMESCAEMVEMIDTLLGVHKFEAGKMLLHFKEEAPHQLIQRTLTRYITVAKRAQIHLFATVDENLPTISADRATFSRLLGNLISNALKFTPEGGEIEVSAAAIEDISAIKDRIPRQSYPVEKLSGGDRFLQITVRDSGVGIPPEALEGIFDRFVQAKNRRLGKSSGTGLGLTFCRKVMDAHKGYIWAESVVGQGSSFVMLFPITE, encoded by the coding sequence ATGGAAAAGGATAAGATTCTTATAGTTGATGATGAGCCTGATATCGCTCTTATCCTCAAGCTGCAACTTGAGGATGCCGGATATAAGACGGCCACTGCCAGAGATGGAGTGGAGGCCCTTGCCGCCATCGCCAGGGAAAAATTTGCACTGGTTCTTCTCGACATCAAGATGCCGCGTATGGATGGCATGCAGGTCCTGGAGCGTGTGCAGAGTCATTATTCCGATGTGGCCGTGGTGATGATGACGGCCCACGGCAGCGAGGATATCGCTGTTGAAGCCATGAAAAACGGTGCCTTCGACTACATTGCCAAACCGTTCTCCAGTGAAGACGTGCTCCAGAAGGTGAAGCGCGCCATTCAGCTCAATACGGCGCGGCAGGAAAATATCAGGCTGCAGCGCCAATTGGACGAGGAACGGCAAAAAATGGAGGCGATACTCCAGGGGATGGCCGACCTTCTTCTTGCCGTAGACGACCAGGGGCGAATAATCACCTCCAACCGGAAGGCGGAAGAGGTGCTCGGCCTTAAGCGGGAAGAATTGCTCGGGATGCCGGTGGAGGAGGCTCTGAAAGCTGATATCCCGTCCGAGGAGCTCCCCAGCAGGGTCGTTCTGCGCACGACCCAACCAAGCCTGGACGTGACATATACCATGCTCTGCGGCAGCGCAAACATACCGGTTTCGTCCAGTGCCGCGCCTCTCACCAACGCCTCGGGACAACTGATCGGCAGTGTGGAGATCATTCGTGACATATCCCGGCTCAAAGCCCTGGAACAGGAAAAGGAAGACTTCGTCAGCATGCTCTCCCATGACCTGAAAGCGCCAATTACCGCGGTTGTAGGTTCTGTCGACCTGGTGCGCGAGGGGCGGTTGGGGCCGGTAAACGCTGACCAGCGGGAATACCTGGAATCATCCATGGAGAGCTGTGCAGAGATGGTGGAGATGATAGACACGCTGCTCGGCGTCCATAAGTTTGAGGCGGGCAAGATGCTGCTGCACTTTAAGGAGGAGGCTCCCCATCAACTCATTCAGCGTACTCTGACCAGATATATTACCGTGGCCAAGCGGGCACAGATCCATCTCTTTGCGACAGTCGACGAAAATTTGCCCACCATTTCCGCCGATCGTGCCACATTTTCCCGTCTTTTGGGCAACCTCATCTCCAATGCGCTGAAATTCACCCCGGAGGGGGGTGAGATTGAGGTGTCTGCAGCGGCAATAGAAGATATTTCAGCCATCAAGGACCGCATTCCCAGGCAGAGCTACCCGGTGGAGAAGCTTTCTGGCGGGGACCGTTTTCTGCAGATCACGGTCCGCGACAGCGGGGTCGGGATACCGCCGGAGGCGCTTGAAGGAATATTTGACCGATTTGTCCAGGCCAAGAACCGCAGGCTTGGGAAAAGCAGCGGGACCGGGTTGGGGTTGACCTTCTGCCGAAAGGTAATGGACGCGCACAAAGGGTACATCTGGGCGGAAAGCGTTGTGGGACAAGGGAGTTCGTTTGTAATGCTCTTTCCGATAACGGAATGA
- a CDS encoding sensor histidine kinase, whose product MDKGRKISAKIAAIYALFGGTWILFSDELLAHLVHDQPTATIISVYKGWLFVAATAMMLYQLVKRHTTLLIDSETELQERNEELAETEEELRQQIDEYHKSQAELYETNQTLLTLFQASPLAIVSLDLHGRVTLWNQAAEWLFGWEAGEVTGRLCPLIPSFDTEAWQRFFENTIQREVLNNIEVRRQKKDGALIDVSMSMAPVRDASGEIAGIMVVMADITERRETEKALRKSHQLYGELVNSIDGVVWEMDVATFCFTFVSERAVQILGYPVEQWLDDPAFWQDHVHPDDRAWALEYCMGATREMKDHEFEYRFIAAEGNIVWLRDIVIVVVENGQPVKLRGVMLDVTDRKMAEEEIRKLNAELEQRVRERTAQLESANKELESFSYSVSHDLRAPLRHIDGFSRVLLEDYREKIDGEGKDYLFRLRNASQRMSQLIDDLLKLSKVTRSELNRQQVNLSRMAQVTVLELKQAQPQRQVSVKIAEDVTANGDARLLRVLMENLLANAWKYSGKQESSIIEFGTAEVAGEMTYFIRDNGVGFDMAYADKLFAAFQRLHRSDEFEGTGVGLATVQRIINRHGGRIWAESAVGAGATFYFTLNGVAI is encoded by the coding sequence ATGGACAAGGGGAGAAAAATATCAGCCAAGATTGCTGCGATCTACGCTCTGTTCGGAGGAACCTGGATTCTTTTTTCCGACGAATTGCTCGCGCATCTCGTGCACGACCAGCCCACCGCCACCATAATCTCAGTTTACAAAGGGTGGCTCTTTGTGGCAGCCACGGCAATGATGCTCTACCAGCTTGTCAAGCGCCATACGACCCTGCTCATCGATTCGGAAACCGAGCTCCAAGAGCGCAATGAGGAGTTGGCGGAGACCGAGGAGGAATTGCGGCAGCAGATTGACGAGTACCATAAAAGCCAGGCTGAACTGTATGAGACCAACCAGACGTTGTTGACACTGTTCCAGGCGTCGCCGCTGGCTATAGTCTCCCTTGACCTGCATGGACGGGTAACCCTGTGGAATCAGGCAGCCGAGTGGCTGTTCGGCTGGGAAGCTGGCGAGGTAACCGGCCGACTCTGTCCACTTATTCCTTCCTTTGATACCGAAGCATGGCAAAGATTTTTTGAAAATACCATCCAGCGAGAGGTGTTAAACAACATAGAGGTGCGCCGGCAGAAAAAAGACGGCGCTCTGATCGACGTCAGCATGTCAATGGCGCCGGTCCGCGACGCAAGCGGGGAAATCGCAGGGATCATGGTGGTGATGGCGGACATTACCGAGCGCAGAGAAACCGAAAAAGCGTTGCGGAAATCGCACCAGCTCTATGGGGAACTTGTCAACTCCATTGACGGGGTTGTATGGGAAATGGATGTGGCAACTTTCTGTTTCACCTTTGTCAGCGAGAGGGCCGTTCAAATCCTTGGTTATCCCGTTGAACAATGGCTCGATGATCCCGCATTCTGGCAGGACCATGTCCATCCCGACGACCGTGCATGGGCTCTGGAATACTGCATGGGTGCAACCAGAGAGATGAAGGACCACGAATTCGAGTACCGGTTCATTGCCGCAGAAGGGAACATCGTCTGGTTGAGGGACATAGTTATCGTGGTGGTGGAGAACGGGCAGCCGGTCAAGCTCCGTGGCGTCATGCTTGACGTAACCGATCGCAAAATGGCCGAGGAGGAAATTCGCAAACTGAACGCAGAACTTGAACAACGGGTCAGAGAGCGCACCGCCCAACTGGAGTCGGCTAACAAGGAGCTGGAATCCTTCAGTTATTCTGTTTCCCATGACTTGCGGGCGCCTTTGCGCCATATTGACGGCTTCAGTCGGGTGCTGCTGGAAGATTACCGTGAAAAAATCGATGGGGAGGGGAAAGACTATCTGTTTCGCCTCCGTAATGCGAGCCAGCGGATGTCGCAGCTGATCGACGATTTACTGAAACTGTCGAAAGTTACCCGCAGTGAGCTCAACCGGCAGCAGGTAAACCTGAGCCGGATGGCGCAGGTTACCGTGCTGGAACTTAAGCAGGCCCAGCCGCAACGGCAGGTATCGGTAAAGATTGCAGAAGACGTGACGGCAAACGGTGATGCTCGATTGCTCCGTGTGCTTATGGAGAATCTGCTGGCAAATGCCTGGAAATACTCGGGCAAACAGGAGTCGTCGATTATCGAGTTCGGCACAGCCGAGGTTGCGGGAGAAATGACCTATTTTATCCGCGACAACGGTGTCGGATTTGATATGGCATATGCGGACAAACTGTTTGCCGCATTTCAGAGGTTGCACCGGTCAGACGAATTTGAAGGGACCGGTGTCGGGCTGGCTACCGTACAGCGGATCATCAATCGTCACGGGGGACGGATCTGGGCGGAAAGTGCGGTCGGAGCCGGCGCGACCTTTTATTTCACTTTGAACGGAGTAGCCATATGA
- a CDS encoding hybrid sensor histidine kinase/response regulator encodes MKRQLRVLLVEDSQDDMLLLLRELKNGGFEPIHELVETAAAMKCALVEKTWDMVISDYRMPQFDAPGALKVLHESGLDLPFIIVSGKIGEDLAVAAMKSGAHDYLMKGNLSRLVPAVDRELREAAERRKHRLAEEAIRQGKMQWEAAFDSVSDLIILTDFNGKIVRCNKRVTTYFHCQYASMIGKNIGELFYGGEEIASRVFQFPHKFHAEAEEDIVFPMLTGWYNVSSYPMHAEEEESQGVVFIIKDITKRKRVEEEKRIIDRELLTLYAIAFRLNSKQSLEKIMSDLLFQLHNMLRIDFSCIHLLEKGVLKLKASLGLDLELETSLKTLSTTFPWVSNMLKGKLVKTKTPTGHLPADVAQAALKVGVQAWCTIPLKIGPDVIGVTMVASQSNKGFTDREVFLLTSIANQLAVLIENYTLYDQMKEKAEELQRSKKALKENLLEVKRANIELDRLNVAKNNFIGMASHELKTPITSIMGGVQFLHKYSGLQMTPEQESILNSVYEGTVQLRKLVEDLLSISRIEAQGIIPQKKPFKLVTLCREVYETFTLPLSRRQISVEISGDELLVPVDESLSSLAMRNLIENAIKFTPDGGSITISGRLVEKWEVLNYAKIVRPFYPAFPKNLPAGNNSFYLLDFIDSGIGIPLEERVRIFEKFYGVGDIAYHSSGTFDFMSKGSGLGLSIVRGVMDAHRGMVWTTPGSDGTGSVFTLLFPMDKSSEMKVSR; translated from the coding sequence ATGAAGCGGCAGCTGAGGGTTTTGCTGGTCGAGGATTCGCAGGATGATATGCTGCTGTTGTTGCGGGAGCTTAAGAACGGCGGGTTCGAACCAATTCATGAGCTGGTGGAGACGGCTGCTGCCATGAAATGCGCTCTTGTCGAAAAGACATGGGACATGGTCATTTCAGACTACCGGATGCCCCAGTTTGATGCACCCGGGGCATTGAAGGTCCTGCACGAGAGCGGGCTCGATCTCCCCTTTATCATTGTTTCGGGGAAGATCGGTGAAGACCTGGCGGTTGCCGCCATGAAGTCGGGCGCCCATGATTACCTGATGAAAGGAAATCTTTCCCGGCTTGTGCCGGCAGTTGACCGGGAGTTGCGCGAAGCAGCCGAGCGGCGCAAACACCGTCTGGCGGAAGAGGCGATCCGTCAGGGCAAAATGCAATGGGAAGCAGCCTTTGACTCGGTTTCCGATCTGATCATCCTGACGGACTTCAATGGAAAAATTGTCCGCTGCAACAAGAGGGTAACGACCTATTTCCACTGCCAGTATGCCTCGATGATCGGCAAAAATATCGGAGAGCTTTTTTATGGCGGGGAGGAGATCGCCTCGCGAGTCTTTCAGTTTCCCCATAAGTTCCATGCCGAAGCCGAAGAGGATATCGTCTTTCCCATGCTGACCGGCTGGTATAATGTCAGCAGTTACCCCATGCATGCAGAAGAAGAGGAGTCCCAAGGCGTAGTTTTCATCATCAAGGACATCACCAAACGCAAGCGGGTGGAAGAGGAAAAAAGAATCATCGACCGGGAACTCCTTACCCTCTATGCCATTGCCTTCCGCTTGAATTCGAAGCAGAGTCTGGAAAAGATCATGAGCGATCTCCTTTTCCAGCTCCATAATATGTTGCGAATAGATTTTTCCTGTATCCACCTCCTTGAAAAGGGGGTGTTGAAGCTCAAGGCTTCGCTGGGGCTCGACCTTGAATTGGAGACGTCACTCAAGACTCTGTCAACGACGTTTCCTTGGGTAAGCAATATGTTGAAGGGAAAACTTGTCAAGACAAAGACGCCGACAGGACATCTTCCCGCAGATGTTGCTCAGGCGGCGCTCAAGGTGGGGGTCCAAGCCTGGTGTACCATCCCTTTGAAGATCGGCCCAGATGTCATCGGTGTCACGATGGTCGCTTCCCAGTCGAATAAAGGCTTCACTGACCGGGAGGTCTTCCTGCTCACCTCTATTGCCAATCAGCTGGCCGTATTGATCGAAAACTATACCCTGTATGATCAGATGAAGGAGAAGGCTGAAGAGTTGCAGCGGAGCAAAAAAGCGCTCAAGGAGAACCTCCTCGAAGTAAAGCGCGCCAATATCGAACTTGACCGCCTGAACGTTGCGAAAAACAACTTTATCGGCATGGCCTCCCACGAGTTGAAGACCCCGATTACCTCGATTATGGGGGGGGTACAGTTTCTCCATAAATACAGCGGACTGCAGATGACCCCCGAACAGGAGAGCATTCTCAATTCCGTTTATGAGGGTACAGTTCAGCTGCGCAAGCTGGTGGAGGACCTTCTTTCCATTTCGCGCATCGAGGCTCAGGGGATAATCCCCCAGAAAAAGCCGTTTAAACTGGTCACGCTCTGTCGGGAGGTCTATGAGACGTTCACCCTGCCTCTATCGAGAAGGCAGATATCAGTGGAGATTTCCGGCGATGAACTGCTGGTGCCGGTGGATGAAAGCCTTTCCAGCCTGGCGATGAGGAACCTGATTGAGAATGCGATAAAATTCACCCCGGACGGAGGGAGCATTACCATATCGGGACGATTGGTTGAAAAGTGGGAGGTTTTGAACTATGCCAAGATCGTGCGACCCTTTTATCCGGCGTTCCCGAAAAATCTACCAGCAGGTAATAATTCATTTTATCTCCTGGATTTTATTGATAGCGGCATCGGCATACCTCTGGAAGAGCGGGTAAGGATTTTTGAAAAATTTTATGGTGTCGGAGACATCGCCTATCACTCCTCCGGCACTTTCGACTTCATGTCCAAGGGGTCAGGCCTTGGGCTTTCCATTGTCCGCGGAGTCATGGATGCCCACCGCGGCATGGTGTGGACGACTCCGGGGAGCGACGGAACCGGTAGCGTATTTACTCTTCTGTTTCCGATGGACAAAAGCTCGGAAATGAAAGTTTCGCGATGA
- a CDS encoding ABC transporter ATP-binding protein, with the protein MKTAVSLKTITKAYGAFRAVEDFSLDVEQGIIFALLGPNGAGKTTLIKILTTLMRPTSGDAFVEGHSVLTSGKQVRLLIGVVPQENNLDRYLTARENLVLHARMHGMPPHEYNPTIDRLMELIGLFGRRNDFPDTFSGGMQRRLVVARALVHNPQVLFLDEPTTGLDPQSRRALWDYIQSLRSRMTIFLTTHYMDEADALCDRIMIMDHGKALVDGTASQLKEALSHAHIYEVEFRADSDRYEGMLRTLPFVESLERSGNSFRLALTGEESLKPLMDSLGSTDIRKICLQEPTLEDVFLELTGRTIRE; encoded by the coding sequence ATGAAGACAGCTGTCTCGTTAAAGACAATAACAAAAGCCTATGGGGCTTTCAGGGCGGTCGAGGACTTTTCCCTGGATGTGGAGCAAGGGATCATTTTTGCCCTGCTCGGGCCGAACGGCGCAGGGAAAACCACCCTGATCAAGATTTTGACCACCCTTATGCGCCCCACGAGCGGCGATGCATTTGTCGAGGGGCACAGCGTACTCACGTCGGGCAAACAGGTCCGTCTCCTGATCGGCGTGGTTCCCCAGGAAAACAACCTTGACCGCTACCTGACCGCCAGGGAAAACCTGGTGCTCCATGCCAGGATGCACGGCATGCCTCCCCACGAATACAACCCGACCATCGACCGCTTGATGGAGCTGATCGGCCTTTTCGGCCGCCGGAACGATTTTCCAGATACCTTTTCCGGCGGCATGCAAAGGAGGCTTGTGGTAGCGAGGGCGCTTGTCCACAACCCGCAGGTCCTGTTCCTCGACGAGCCGACAACCGGCCTCGATCCCCAGTCCAGGCGGGCGCTCTGGGATTATATCCAGAGCCTTCGGAGCCGGATGACCATCTTTCTCACCACCCACTACATGGACGAAGCCGATGCCCTTTGCGACCGGATCATGATCATGGACCACGGCAAGGCGTTGGTGGACGGCACGGCTTCCCAGCTGAAAGAAGCGCTTTCCCATGCCCATATCTACGAAGTGGAGTTCCGGGCCGACAGCGACAGGTACGAGGGGATGCTGCGCACCCTACCCTTTGTCGAGTCCCTGGAGCGGAGCGGCAACAGCTTCCGCCTTGCGCTGACCGGCGAAGAAAGCCTGAAACCGCTGATGGACAGTCTCGGCAGTACGGATATCCGCAAAATCTGCCTTCAGGAGCCGACCCTGGAGGATGTATTTCTGGAGCTGACCGGCAGAACGATCCGGGAGTAG
- a CDS encoding ABC transporter permease yields MLRGAFSIWGRDMLVMRRSIFSELLAVTAYPLTLYLAFGVGLKGYIADVGGIPYPLFIAPGLITMTAVNAAFDESSWSMWFHRRVQRTIEEYRVTPITVYDIVIGKIISGFCQGAIKGMAVAAVIFFLTPFRINYYNLLAYLLYIALGSMIFSCLGTICGTVIDKPENIGRVQAVIIVPLIFMAGIFFPLSSYPAAIQPLIKALPTTAIFEGARQALLNGTLDIVYIMILLAGAAFAFAVAAYTFNRKMAE; encoded by the coding sequence ATGCTCAGAGGCGCTTTTTCAATCTGGGGACGGGACATGCTGGTCATGCGACGGAGCATTTTTTCCGAGCTCTTGGCGGTGACCGCCTATCCGCTCACCCTTTATCTGGCCTTCGGCGTCGGTCTGAAGGGATATATCGCCGATGTGGGGGGAATCCCCTACCCGCTCTTCATTGCGCCGGGTCTTATCACCATGACAGCGGTAAACGCCGCCTTCGACGAGAGCTCATGGAGCATGTGGTTCCACCGCCGGGTGCAGCGGACCATCGAGGAGTACCGGGTAACGCCGATCACCGTTTACGATATCGTTATTGGCAAGATCATCTCCGGCTTCTGCCAGGGGGCGATCAAGGGGATGGCGGTGGCGGCGGTCATTTTCTTTCTTACCCCTTTTCGCATCAATTATTATAACCTGCTCGCCTACCTCCTCTACATCGCCCTCGGTTCTATGATTTTCTCCTGCCTCGGCACCATTTGCGGCACGGTCATCGACAAGCCGGAGAATATCGGCCGGGTGCAGGCGGTGATCATTGTGCCGCTCATCTTCATGGCCGGGATCTTCTTCCCCCTCTCCTCCTACCCCGCAGCAATCCAGCCGCTCATCAAGGCTCTTCCCACCACGGCCATTTTCGAGGGAGCGCGACAGGCCTTGCTGAACGGTACCCTGGATATCGTCTACATCATGATCCTGCTGGCCGGCGCCGCTTTCGCGTTTGCCGTGGCGGCGTACACCTTCAACCGTAAGATGGCGGAGTAA
- a CDS encoding radical SAM/SPASM domain-containing protein, producing the protein MADEFVPKWIAWETTQKCNLKCVHCRCSSEMTSSEGDFTTEEGKKLLKEIADFSKPVVVLSGGEPLMRKDIFELAGYGTSLGLRMCMASNGALVTDEVCEKMKEADIKMVSLSLDGSTAAVHDNFRQCPGSFDGVVRAAELFRKHGQKFLINSSFTKRNQADIANTFKVAKSLGATAWYMFMIVPTGRGEEIMSELISKEDYEEILDWHYQQEKMEDDILMRPTCAPHYYRIVPQKAKAEGAKFERRSLTFSTGGGKGCIAAQTICLIDCFGNVKPCSYFHRTAGNVKTTPFREIWENSEIFKDLRNFKSYKGKCGQCEYLNVCGGCRARADAVYGDYMEEEPFCNYVPIRLQKTAP; encoded by the coding sequence ATGGCTGATGAATTTGTTCCCAAATGGATTGCCTGGGAAACCACCCAGAAATGCAACCTTAAATGTGTCCACTGCCGCTGCTCGTCAGAAATGACCTCATCCGAAGGTGATTTCACCACCGAGGAGGGGAAGAAGCTGCTCAAGGAGATCGCCGATTTTTCCAAGCCGGTGGTCGTCCTCTCCGGCGGCGAACCGCTGATGAGAAAGGATATCTTTGAACTGGCAGGTTACGGCACTTCGCTCGGCCTGCGCATGTGCATGGCCAGCAACGGCGCACTGGTGACCGACGAGGTCTGCGAAAAGATGAAAGAGGCCGACATCAAGATGGTGTCGCTCTCCCTCGACGGTTCTACCGCAGCGGTCCACGACAACTTCCGTCAGTGCCCCGGTTCCTTCGACGGCGTGGTGCGGGCCGCGGAGTTGTTCCGCAAGCACGGCCAGAAGTTCCTCATCAACTCCTCTTTCACCAAGCGCAATCAGGCCGACATTGCCAACACCTTCAAGGTGGCCAAGTCCCTGGGCGCCACCGCCTGGTACATGTTCATGATCGTCCCCACCGGCCGCGGTGAGGAGATCATGAGCGAGCTCATCTCCAAGGAAGACTACGAGGAGATCCTTGACTGGCATTACCAGCAGGAGAAGATGGAGGACGACATCCTCATGCGTCCCACCTGCGCTCCCCATTACTACCGGATCGTGCCGCAGAAGGCCAAGGCCGAAGGTGCCAAGTTCGAGCGCCGGAGTCTCACATTCTCCACCGGTGGCGGCAAGGGGTGCATCGCTGCCCAGACCATCTGCCTCATCGACTGCTTCGGCAACGTCAAGCCCTGCTCCTACTTCCACCGCACCGCCGGCAACGTGAAGACCACCCCGTTCCGCGAGATCTGGGAAAACTCCGAGATCTTCAAGGACCTGCGTAACTTCAAGAGCTACAAAGGGAAATGCGGCCAGTGCGAGTACCTCAACGTCTGCGGCGGCTGCCGCGCCCGCGCCGATGCCGTCTATGGCGATTACATGGAAGAAGAACCGTTCTGCAACTACGTGCCGATCCGCTTACAAAAAACGGCTCCGTAA
- the hemE gene encoding uroporphyrinogen decarboxylase, producing MNTRFLDACWGKPVDRTPVWLMRQAGRYLPDYMRVRSKCTFLELCKTPELAAEVSIQPVDILGVDAAILFSDILTPVEPMGMALDFVPGPVFEHPIRTMADVEKLRIPQMEQDVPYVLETIKILRRELANKVPLIGFGGAPFTLACYMVEGKGSKDWATMKRMMYAAPEVYAALMEKVTMMDMEYLNAQIKAGAQAIQIFDTWGGVLAPSDYEKYVLPYTTKLINGLNRQNVPVIHFVKGAGTMLDSVKRAGGDVMGLDWHINLGKAREVLGDMAVQGNLDPTVLFAPKDVIEQEVKRVLDENAGKPGHIFNLGHGILPTVPPENAIHMVECVHRLSQK from the coding sequence ATGAATACACGTTTTCTCGACGCCTGCTGGGGCAAGCCCGTTGACCGGACACCCGTGTGGCTGATGCGCCAGGCCGGCCGTTACCTGCCAGATTACATGCGGGTCCGCAGCAAATGCACCTTTCTGGAGCTGTGCAAGACCCCGGAGCTGGCCGCTGAAGTGTCCATCCAGCCGGTGGATATCCTGGGCGTTGACGCTGCCATTCTCTTTTCCGACATCCTCACCCCGGTCGAGCCGATGGGCATGGCCCTCGACTTCGTCCCCGGTCCGGTCTTCGAGCACCCGATCCGCACCATGGCCGATGTGGAAAAACTTCGCATTCCGCAGATGGAGCAGGACGTTCCATATGTGCTGGAAACCATCAAGATTCTCCGTCGTGAGCTGGCCAACAAGGTGCCGCTCATCGGCTTTGGTGGCGCTCCCTTTACCCTCGCCTGCTACATGGTGGAGGGGAAGGGCTCCAAGGATTGGGCGACCATGAAGCGGATGATGTACGCAGCCCCCGAGGTGTACGCGGCCCTCATGGAGAAGGTGACCATGATGGACATGGAGTACCTGAACGCCCAGATCAAGGCCGGTGCCCAGGCGATCCAGATCTTCGACACCTGGGGCGGTGTTCTCGCCCCCAGCGACTACGAGAAATACGTCCTCCCCTATACCACCAAGCTGATCAACGGCCTCAACCGGCAGAACGTTCCCGTCATTCACTTCGTCAAGGGTGCCGGCACCATGCTCGACAGCGTGAAAAGGGCTGGCGGAGACGTGATGGGACTCGACTGGCACATCAACCTGGGAAAAGCGAGGGAAGTGCTCGGCGACATGGCCGTCCAGGGGAACCTGGATCCGACCGTGCTCTTCGCACCGAAGGATGTGATCGAGCAGGAGGTAAAAAGGGTGCTCGACGAGAACGCCGGGAAACCGGGACACATCTTCAACCTCGGGCACGGCATCCTTCCCACGGTGCCGCCGGAGAATGCGATCCACATGGTCGAATGCGTGCACCGGTTGTCGCAGAAGTAA
- a CDS encoding alpha/beta hydrolase, with translation MGTNLLRVISTVVVVYGCYAAFCYFAQRLIIYPGRGIRVPAAPPAPSTGIASIWLETGFGRTEAWFLPARGASARRRPVVLFFHGNGEVIDFLPEQVEGFRDMGMGVLLIEYPGYGRSAGDPSEASITATAAAAYDAMAKRDDVNPARMVAFGRSVGCGPACALSRQRPLAALILQSPFTSIRPFARRFLLPGFLLRDLYDNRSALEAFPGPVLIMHGRYDDIIPFTHGKELARVARNARFVPLDCAHNDCPPDWREFWRVVAAFLRLHGVV, from the coding sequence ATGGGAACCAATCTCCTCAGAGTCATATCTACAGTTGTCGTGGTGTATGGGTGCTATGCGGCGTTCTGCTATTTTGCCCAGCGTCTCATCATCTATCCCGGCAGGGGTATCCGCGTGCCGGCCGCCCCTCCCGCTCCGTCAACCGGTATCGCCTCCATCTGGCTTGAGACCGGCTTCGGCAGGACGGAAGCATGGTTCCTTCCGGCCAGGGGGGCATCCGCAAGGCGCAGACCGGTGGTGCTCTTCTTTCACGGTAACGGAGAGGTCATCGATTTTCTGCCGGAGCAGGTGGAAGGGTTCCGCGATATGGGGATGGGGGTCCTACTCATAGAATACCCCGGCTACGGCCGCTCGGCGGGAGATCCTTCCGAGGCGAGCATCACTGCAACAGCGGCGGCGGCATACGATGCGATGGCAAAGCGCGATGACGTGAACCCAGCGCGGATGGTCGCCTTCGGCAGGTCCGTCGGGTGCGGGCCCGCCTGTGCCCTTTCCCGGCAACGCCCCCTTGCCGCTCTCATCCTCCAGTCACCTTTCACCTCGATCCGCCCCTTTGCCCGCCGCTTTCTCCTCCCCGGGTTTCTCCTGCGGGATCTGTACGACAACCGGTCGGCGCTTGAGGCCTTTCCCGGGCCGGTCCTCATCATGCACGGCCGTTACGACGACATTATTCCGTTCACCCATGGGAAGGAATTGGCGCGGGTTGCCCGCAACGCCCGATTCGTTCCGCTTGACTGCGCCCATAACGACTGTCCTCCCGATTGGCGGGAGTTCTGGCGCGTCGTCGCCGCATTTCTCCGGTTGCACGGCGTGGTTTAG